A stretch of Lactuca sativa cultivar Salinas chromosome 6, Lsat_Salinas_v11, whole genome shotgun sequence DNA encodes these proteins:
- the LOC111890216 gene encoding cytochrome P450 76C1 has product MAQLNNYHGSRWWEVMNNNKDELTLAISAMILIALWYRWTSSSSSNGGPPLPPGPRSLPIVGHLPFLGRDLHKQFLNMAHSYGPIFKFYLGSKLHVVISTPELAKVVVRDKDEIFANRNSTIAALIITYGGQDIAFSDNNSDWRNLRKIFVHEVLSNKNLEASSCFRRDEVRKTIKNVYTKIGTSINISEIAFSTEANVLKSMVWGNTSAQKPKGSHFGAEMQMVSANIVELMGQLNVSDIFPSLAWLDLQGVERNMKEQLRLLDQIFTTIIDDRIESNSKKSKYAIRNEGKKDLLQVLLELMDQNDGISINRTQIKALIQDIMVAGTETTTTLIEWAMAEIMQNDDIMKKVQQELEEIVGLDNIVEESHLPKLQYLDAAIKETFRLHTVVPLILPRSPSQDCMVGGYTIPKGCTVFLNVWAIHRDPRYWENPLKFNPERFLTNKCDFNGSNLKFFPFGSGRRSCPGIPLAEKMQMYILASLLHSFDWSLPEGEEHDLSENFSLTLKKREPLIAIPSQRLSNVSLYV; this is encoded by the exons ATGGCACAACTTAATAATTACCATGGATCACGGTGGTGGGAAGTGATGAACAACAACAAAGACGAGCTTACTCTTGCCATTTCAGCAATGATTTTGATTGCTTTGTGGTACAGATGGACATCTTCAAGCTCCTCCAATGGTGGACCACCATTGCCACCAGGTCCCCGTTCATTGCCAATTGTTGGCCACCTTCCATTTCTTGGTCGAGACCTGCACAAACAGTTCCTTAACATGGCGCACAGTTATGGTCCCATTTTCAAGTTCTATCTGGGGAGCAAACTTCATGTCGTGATAAGCACTCCCGAGCTAGCAAAGGTAGTGGTTCGTGACAAAGATGAGATCTTTGCTAACCGCAATTCAACAATCGCAGCCTTAATAATCACCTACGGGGGCCAAGATATAGCATTCTCTGACAACAACTCGGATTGGCGTAACCTTCGCAAGATATTTGTCCATGAGGTCCTTAGCAACAAGAATCTTGAAGCATCTAGTTGTTTCCGAAGAGATGAAGTtagaaaaactatcaagaatgtTTATACTAAAATCGGGACCTCAATTAACATTAGCGAGATTGCGTTCTCCACAGAGGCCAATGTTCTAAAGAGCATGGTTTGGGGAAACACTTCAGCTCAAAAACCAAAAGGTAGCCATTTTGGAGCAGAGATGCAGATGGTTTCTGCGAATATTGTTGAGCTCATGGGACAGCTGAATGTCTCTGATATCTTCCCTAGTCTTGCATGGCTTGATCTACAAGGCGTGGAGCGGAATATGAAGGAGCAACTTCGTCTGTTGGATCAAATTTTCACAACGATTATTGACGATCGAATCGAATCTAACTCTAAAAAATCGAAGTATGCAATTAGGAATGAAGGAAAGAAAGATCTTCTACAAGTGTTATTGGAGCTCATGGATCAAAACGATGGAATATCAATTAACCGGACTCAAATAAAAGCACTCATCCAG GACATTATGGTTGCAGGAACAGAAACAACGACAACGCTGATAGAGTGGGCAATGGCAGAGATCATGCAAAATGATGACATAATGAAAAAGGTTCAACAAGAATTAGAAGAAATCGTAGGACTTGACAACATTGTCGAAGAATCTCATCTCCCCAAACTACAATACCTAGATGCAGCTATTAAAGAAACATTTCGGTTGCACACAGTAGTCCCTCTCATACTCCCAAGGTCGCCAAGCCAGGATTGTATGGTAGGAGGATACACCATTCCAAAGGGTTGTACAGTGTTTCTGAATGTTTGGGCAATCCATCGGGATCCTCGATATTGGGAGAATCCGTTAAAATTCAATCCAGAGagattcttgacaaacaaatgtGATTTCAATGGAAGCAATTTAAAGTTCTTCCCATTTGGATCAGGGAGAAGATCATGTCCTGGTATTCCATTGGCCGAGAAAATGCAAATGTATATCTTGGCTTCGCTATTGCACTCATTTGACTGGAGTTTGCCGGAGGGTGAAGAGCATGACCTTTCCGAAAATTTTAGCCTTACACTAAAGAAAAGAGAACCACTCATCGCTATCCCATCACAAAGGTTGTCCAACGTAAGCCTCTATGTGTAA